Within the Gossypium raimondii isolate GPD5lz chromosome 12, ASM2569854v1, whole genome shotgun sequence genome, the region CGGTGGTCGACGAGCACTTTCTCGGCTGATATGTTTTGGTGAACGAGAGCCGGTTTGTTTACTTTGTATTCATGCAAGTATGCTATCCCTGTTCCAACAAACAAGTCTAGTTAGCTAATAGGAACCGCTTAAAACAAGGCAAAAAACATAACTGGAGACCAACCTTTGGCTATGCCTTTAACAATGGAAACTCTAGTAGACCAATCTAGGACCTTGCCGTCACCATCCTTTACGTCGAGATACTGTAGCAAATTTCCGTTAGGGATGAAATCATAAACGAGGAAGCACCCACCGCGTGCTTTTGAGCAACAAAATCCTCTTAACCGGACTACATTCTCGTGTTTCAACGATGCTAAAACATTCAATCCTTTCAAGAACTCGGAATCATCTGATTTACAACTAGTTTTACTAATGCTTTTAATCACAACAGCTGATCCATCTCTAAGGAACCCTTTATATGTAGCAGCAAAGTTACTTTTTCCCAACAAATTCGACTCCGAAAAGTACTGTGTTGCAGTCTCTATTTCTTCTAAATTGAACCTAAAACTTTGCAACACATCTTGTGTGAAGCCATTGAAGTTCCTACTACCATCTAAAGGATCCCAACCATTAGTGTATTCGAGGCTAACGAGTGGCGAACCTTTCTTCCTGTCCCCCTCCTTGGCTTCAGGCTCTTCGAATGAGGTACCGAGCTTCGGTTTTCGGTTACGGTATTGTTTGAATGTGAGTAACCCTATGGCTGATAATGCAACTGTGACAACAACTAGGCCGACGAGAATCGGACCCTTTCGAGATTTCAACGGCTTAGAACACTGAGATTGTTCACAAGGCAACCTTAGATTTGCTGTCTCTGGTATTTCTCTAGACATACCAGTTACCCCTTGTCCATATGCTTCAGGTCTGGTTGGATTAGTTTGATAAGAGGTATTACATGGTTCAAGTGATGCAAAACCAGACCCACATAAACCCAGATTGTTTTGAAACAGGAATCCATCATTCAATCTCTTGAGAGCTTATAGATCAAAACAACAAGAACACAAAATCAAACACAGTTCATGTTTTTGTCATAAAAAGAACAAGATAGAAGAACAAAGATTATTACCAAGAGGAACATTGCCTGAAAGTGAATTGTTCCTTATATCAAGAACTTCGAGCAATGGAGCATCAGCTAGTTTTGTTGGGATTGAACCGAAGAGATCATTAAAGCTCAAATCAAGCCTTATTAAAGTACCCAAATCTCCTAAACTTGCAGGGATTGCACCAGTGAGTTGATTTGATTGTAAAGCAAGAACATTAAGCTTCTTTAAAGAACCAAACTGTGTTGGTATGCTCCCAGTTAACTGGTTATAACACAGCTGCAACACTACATTCACCCaaaaaaaaagctcaaaaatctcaacaaaaaaaaaacccaatgctaaatacaaaaaacaaaacgTATTAGCACTAACCTCGCAAGCTATCCATCTGAGCAATCTCCGGTGGGATCTCACCGGATAGATTATTCATATTAAGATACAAATCGGCGAGTTGAGTCAAGTTAGCTATTTCTCTCGGTACTTCACCGTATAAAGAGTTGTAATGCAAGTAAAGACCGGTCAAGTGCTTAAGCTCAGCAATGACGGGTGAGATTTTTCCGGACAATCCTTTGCCTTGTAAGGAAATGTTGGCTACTTGGCCTTGTTCGTTACACGCTAAGCCTTCAAAAGAACAAGGGTCACCCTTAGTGGTCCATGAAGTTAAGTATTGATTATCAGGGTCTAAAGCGGCTTTGATATCCATTAAAGCTCTTAGCTCACTAGTGTTTGAACTGAAACAACATTGGATTgtgaagagaagaaagaagaagaagaagaagaagaagaagagaggatATGGCATGGAACTCATTGTTGTTTGGTTCTGGTCTATTGGATTCCCTTACAGGTATAATAAATGGTGGGAGAAAATGGGTGGTCACTGAGTCATTATGAACGAACTCGGTTTTCAAGTCACAGTGTGTTTAGGACAAAGGGAAGGGACAAAGACGCAGAGATGTCCATGTTTTTGTTTCGGTAAAGAAGAGGGGTAATGCTTAAAAAGTGAGTTTAGAAAATTCAACcaagaaaatgaaaggaaaaagaaaaggttaaaataggcttataaatttaaaatttagtctctctacttATATTCAtaggaatttagtctctatattttttagattttaaaatccaGACCCCATTGTTAATGTCATCTTAAAATTGTTCTATAAAATTTGTTTGTGtcgtgttttaaaattaaaaaaaacttacttaGTAATCatgtgacaaaaaaaaagttttaaggaatctaaatttaatagtgaaattttaatgttgttaACAATTAtacttacattttaattttgaaaggtagaaagactaaattgttgaaatatatacttgaattccaaatatgataaaatataaggACTTAAAGCACATTATTTTTCAtacttaaaatttctttctatgttcaa harbors:
- the LOC105765610 gene encoding probable LRR receptor-like serine/threonine-protein kinase At5g63710; this encodes MSSMPYPLFFFFFFFFFLLFTIQCCFSSNTSELRALMDIKAALDPDNQYLTSWTTKGDPCSFEGLACNEQGQVANISLQGKGLSGKISPVIAELKHLTGLYLHYNSLYGEVPREIANLTQLADLYLNMNNLSGEIPPEIAQMDSLRVLQLCYNQLTGSIPTQFGSLKKLNVLALQSNQLTGAIPASLGDLGTLIRLDLSFNDLFGSIPTKLADAPLLEVLDIRNNSLSGNVPLALKRLNDGFLFQNNLGLCGSGFASLEPCNTSYQTNPTRPEAYGQGVTGMSREIPETANLRLPCEQSQCSKPLKSRKGPILVGLVVVTVALSAIGLLTFKQYRNRKPKLGTSFEEPEAKEGDRKKGSPLVSLEYTNGWDPLDGSRNFNGFTQDVLQSFRFNLEEIETATQYFSESNLLGKSNFAATYKGFLRDGSAVVIKSISKTSCKSDDSEFLKGLNVLASLKHENVVRLRGFCCSKARGGCFLVYDFIPNGNLLQYLDVKDGDGKVLDWSTRVSIVKGIAKGIAYLHEYKVNKPALVHQNISAEKVLVDHRFKPLLSDSGLHNILTIDIVFGSLKASAAMGYLAPEYANTGRFTEKSDVYAFGTLVLQLLSGKQKVTSSVRLGAETRKYQDFIDPNLHGRFFEHEAAKLARIAWLCAHECPIERPSMEEVVQELGNCNGRP